Proteins co-encoded in one Balnearium lithotrophicum genomic window:
- a CDS encoding integrase core domain-containing protein: RSPKTNAHVERFIQTVEKELWMIEGTEPTVDEMNRKLFRYLSFYNFVRPHQGLGYKTPVEKFEEYIKKLQGVHHVLNENIRLSYQQQCRIDS, encoded by the coding sequence AGGTCTCCCAAGACCAATGCACATGTTGAAAGGTTCATACAGACGGTGGAGAAGGAACTGTGGATGATAGAAGGGACTGAGCCGACAGTTGATGAAATGAACAGGAAACTATTTAGGTATCTAAGCTTTTACAACTTCGTTAGGCCTCATCAAGGTCTTGGTTATAAGACTCCAGTAGAGAAGTTTGAGGAATATATTAAAAAACTCCAGGGTGTCCACCATGTATTGAACGAGAACATTCGCTTGTCTTATCAACAACAATGCCGTATAGATTCTTAG
- the nrdD gene encoding anaerobic ribonucleoside-triphosphate reductase yields MKVKVKPKIYVNGDVDSGRVFLTSGFQAPFQEGDLLKQIDVNSHFQSYATGGSIMHLFTAEEMNPDEQEKLIFSIIRNFPIQYLTKTPFLTTCNNCGHKMVGRKTRCEKCSSDDVTIWSRPIGYFRPVMRKGISKNFKSAKYLFWLSGRIEDFSTRKEVTTKDIEEIIEELSSGI; encoded by the coding sequence GTGAAGGTGAAAGTTAAACCAAAAATTTACGTGAATGGGGATGTAGACTCAGGAAGAGTTTTCCTTACCTCCGGATTTCAAGCACCGTTTCAGGAAGGAGACCTTTTAAAACAGATAGATGTTAATTCTCACTTTCAGTCCTACGCTACCGGTGGAAGTATTATGCACCTTTTCACCGCTGAAGAGATGAATCCGGATGAGCAGGAGAAGTTGATATTTAGTATCATAAGAAACTTTCCGATTCAGTATCTAACAAAAACTCCCTTTTTGACAACGTGCAACAACTGTGGTCACAAGATGGTAGGAAGAAAAACAAGATGTGAAAAGTGTAGCTCCGATGATGTAACTATTTGGAGTAGACCTATAGGATACTTTAGACCGGTAATGAGAAAGGGAATCTCTAAAAACTTTAAAAGTGCAAAATATCTCTTCTGGTTATCGGGAAGAATAGAGGATTTTTCAACAAGAAAGGAAGTAACTACTAAAGATATTGAAGAGATTATTGAAGAGCTGTCCTCTGGTATCTAA
- the nrdD gene encoding anaerobic ribonucleoside-triphosphate reductase — protein sequence MANKYFRLIDLFIANDDVSRNNANFVRGVPVLEHVVVGEVMKDYLFDVVYEGLPVRIHHEEGWSYHHQTYRLSAYCIGLSAKDIAFYGLQSNAKNERRAAPPKRLETLFMQCANLICLVAQEVSGATSLNDLSTVAAGYLFYLEKVGKKSYSDYDLENLWQEFLYNINLPFRSGNSPFSNITLDFGKPNSRLANEPVVYAGKFLDITYSQIPSHYFDRINTAFIRAMKRGDADGNPFTFPLITVNITENFDKNNPAWKLLLKESEYFGGFYVQNYLKEPFEKPSIYKEKNPYIKPFDEGMIYSNCCRMLFDISQVEAVTGSNPFHSGSGVGGIGVYAINMNRLLFLAKDDFQLLKEMIDYLMEVGARALQRKRKWLQEHWKDLFPYLSFYQKDDKSLFNIFSVVGVHEGMINAGFKGGLFNDEAKEYAHQIAQYLYEKLHYFMKRDGVLYSLEYAPSENAACKMAQKDVSFAYLLSEAMNGNRSLDLSKDSKLNEFIRRAVSKFEEKIFELVEVGSEGES from the coding sequence AGACTCATTGACCTCTTTATAGCAAACGACGATGTTTCAAGGAACAATGCAAACTTTGTAAGGGGTGTTCCCGTTTTAGAGCACGTAGTTGTCGGTGAGGTAATGAAGGATTACCTGTTTGATGTTGTATATGAGGGTTTACCTGTAAGGATTCACCACGAAGAGGGCTGGTCCTACCATCATCAAACCTACAGACTTTCAGCTTACTGTATAGGATTATCGGCAAAGGACATTGCTTTTTATGGACTCCAAAGCAATGCAAAAAATGAAAGGAGAGCTGCTCCCCCTAAAAGACTTGAAACTCTATTTATGCAGTGTGCAAATTTAATCTGTCTCGTCGCCCAGGAAGTTTCGGGAGCAACTTCCCTAAATGACCTATCGACAGTTGCAGCAGGTTATCTCTTCTACCTCGAAAAAGTAGGAAAGAAGAGCTATTCAGATTACGACCTTGAAAACCTTTGGCAGGAGTTTCTCTACAACATTAATCTACCTTTTAGAAGTGGAAATTCTCCCTTTTCAAACATTACACTGGACTTTGGAAAGCCCAACAGTAGATTGGCAAACGAACCTGTAGTTTATGCTGGAAAGTTCCTTGATATTACATACAGTCAAATCCCTTCCCACTACTTTGACAGAATTAACACTGCCTTCATAAGAGCAATGAAGAGGGGAGATGCTGACGGAAATCCCTTTACATTTCCACTAATAACAGTGAACATTACTGAAAACTTTGACAAGAACAACCCAGCTTGGAAGCTCCTTCTGAAGGAGAGTGAGTACTTCGGGGGATTTTACGTACAGAACTATTTAAAAGAACCCTTTGAAAAGCCCTCTATTTATAAGGAAAAGAATCCCTATATAAAACCTTTTGACGAAGGAATGATATACTCCAACTGCTGTAGAATGCTCTTTGATATCTCTCAAGTTGAAGCTGTTACTGGCTCAAATCCCTTTCACTCTGGAAGCGGTGTAGGAGGAATCGGGGTTTATGCAATAAATATGAACAGGCTTCTCTTTTTGGCGAAGGATGATTTCCAATTATTAAAGGAAATGATTGATTACCTGATGGAAGTGGGAGCGAGAGCTCTTCAAAGGAAGAGAAAGTGGCTCCAAGAACATTGGAAGGATTTATTTCCCTACTTGTCCTTTTATCAAAAGGACGATAAATCCCTCTTCAACATCTTTTCCGTTGTTGGAGTCCACGAAGGTATGATTAATGCTGGTTTTAAGGGAGGACTCTTTAACGATGAGGCAAAGGAGTATGCCCACCAGATAGCTCAGTACTTGTACGAGAAGCTTCACTACTTTATGAAAAGGGATGGGGTCCTCTATTCATTGGAGTATGCTCCCAGTGAAAATGCTGCCTGTAAAATGGCTCAAAAGGATGTATCCTTTGCATATCTACTCTCAGAGGCTATGAATGGAAATAGAAGCTTGGATTTATCCAAGGATAGTAAGCTTAACGAATTCATAAGAAGGGCTGTTTCAAAGTTTGAGGAAAAAATCTTTGAACTTGTGGAGGTTGGAAGTGAAGGTGAAAGTTAA